A stretch of Ipomoea triloba cultivar NCNSP0323 chromosome 11, ASM357664v1 DNA encodes these proteins:
- the LOC115995860 gene encoding F-box/kelch-repeat protein At1g15670-like: MEIIPGLPNDVAFECLIRISFDQFHKAASVSRAWNAVIKQPEFHRRWEVSGLTRPVIVMAQSMDGLIKSNLFKVYRLTLFEPALAEGMPVFCGVAGIGPELVVIGGCDPVTCRVQNSVFIYNFISTTWRRGADMPGKDRLFFGCAASEEDGTVVVAGGHNGDNMSLKSTLAYDVARDTWTTLPDMSIEQNECRCVFHLGKFHILGGYNMDTQEDSKQPVETLDLVTRQWRVINDTVTDYAIISAQATYVEIDGVIYTIKGKRNVVALEDATWVFVSRVPNNTSRVAYVTGWQGKMMVIIENAENGRAKRAYVLELKTKKWTKVKIPSEFRGYVESGCCIHI, encoded by the exons ATGGAGATAATTCCCGGTCTTCCCAACGACGTAGCTTTTGAATGTCTTATTCGGATTTCGTTTGATCAGTTCCACAAGGCTGCATCTGTGAGTAGAGCATGGAACGCTGTGATTAAGCAGCCGGAGTTTCACCGGCGCTGGGAAGTTTCGGGTCTAACCCGACCCGTCATTGTCATGGCTCAGTCAATGGATGGTTTAATCAAATCGAATTTGTTTAAGGTTTACCGGCTAACGCTATTCGAGCCGGCCTTAGCCG AAGGGATGCCGGTGTTTTGTGGGGTCGCCGGGATTGGGCCGGAGCTGGTGGTGATCGGCGGGTGTGACCCGGTGACGTGTCGGGTTCAGAATTCAGTTTTCATCTACAACTTCATATCCACCACGTGGCGGCGCGGCGCCGATATGCCCGGCAAGGATCGCCTGTTCTTCGGGTGCGCGGCGTCGGAGGAGGACGGGACAGTGGTGGTCGCCGGTGGACACAACGGGGACAACATGTCACTGAAATCAACGTTGGCGTATGACGTGGCAAGGGACACGTGGACAACGTTGCCCGACATGTCAATCGAGCAAAACGAGTGCAGGTGCGTGTTCCATCTTGGCAAGTTCCACATCCTCGGCGGCTATAACATGGACACACAAGAGGACTCCAAACAACCCGTTGAAACACTCGACCTTGTCACCCGCCAATGGCGGGTAATAAACGACACAGTCACAGACTACGCGATCATATCGGCGCAGGCTACCTATGTAGAGATTGATGGGGTAATATATACAATCAAGGGAAAACGCAACGTGGTTGCATTAGAGGACGCCACATGGGTGTTCGTCTCGCGGGTCCCAAACAATACAAGCCGCGTGGCATATGTGACAGGGTGGCAGGGGAAGATGATGGTGATTATTGAAAATGCAGAAAATGGTAGAGCTAAGAGAGCTTATGTGCTGGAATTGAAGACTAAGAAATGGACCAAAGTAAAAATCCCAAGTGAGTTTCGCGGCTACGTTGAATCCGGTTGTTGTATACACATCTAA